attaaatattttatatatgcaTTTAACTATATAAAAATGAGTAGATATATATGTGAATGTGCTGGTGTGTGTAATGCACTTAGCACGTGTGCCCTCTATGCCCCCCTCGGAAAAAAATGGCTCCATTATTGAAACCAATCAAGTCTGTTTAAATTAAATGAGCCAAATAAGGCTAAAAAATTACTcaacaaaaatcaattaatCTTGGTTTGGATGGATGACCATAAAGTAAATTCCACAGCTACATTATAATTTTCTCCAAAAGGTTATGTTGATAATTTCTCCATTTAGCAAATAAAATGTTTTTGTGCTGATAACAGTTGCAAAAATCAAACACTACTGCTATTTAGTTATAGTCCCACAACAGAGGGATATTAAGAGTGAGGTTCTAGAGAGCTCTACAATCAGCATCTTTGCACTAAGTGGCTATTTTTAATAATTGGAAGCCCAAACTCTAATCATTGCACCCAGCAACAGCCCGTCAAAAATCAAGGACTGCATATTGCAAATAGAGTTATATATGCATTTCCAGTAATGATTAGGAAATTTATAATGACAAGGTCAGACACTTAAGAATTAAAGGTTGAGTGATTTCATCAAGGACGACAGAGATTTTCATTGTAAATGCACTGAAGAATAAAGCTCACAAATACAATGATGCTAGTAAACATTATTATCAAGTCACTTGAATCCGTAGGATTCTCTAAAAAACTTCTGTTCTACAAGGTTTATGCTTCTGCAATTTATATCCCTTTTCTGTAagttcataaacactaaaacaTCGTGGCTACTGTATTACCACAACCAACCTGCAACAAGTAGCTGAGTAGAGGCTTTTAACACAAACATATACTTCAGTAGAGAACTCAAAAACACGATGCAGCATAATCAAGCAAACCAATTGTCGAAGACAATTGATTGCTGTCTTGAAATTTAAATCATAAAAGCCCAATGAAAGAAACTACTTTGAAATGAGGAAGGAGGAAAAGATGAAACAAGTAAATCACTCCCAAATTTCATAACAAAAGGAATATACTTAAGTTCTATTTTTTCAAATCACAGGGCATCTAGATTGCCGGAAAATGCTTTAAATTGGATAAGCATGTTATATGGTAATCATCAAAGGCCATTGTCAATCTAAACCTTATGGACAAAAATCAGCAGCATAAAATGCCAACTAAAGCATCAAGAAGTCCCAACTACAACGGAAgatataaaaacataaataaaagaggaaaatgAGATTATAAAAAAGCCTGCCTCAATTTTAATTTCGATGCCCTAAATATACAAGTAATACACCACAAACCAAGAAGTACCATACCCACATTAACATCTAGATGTCACAGCAACAAGAAACCACAGAAACTCAATTCAAACAATCCAAAATCACTCAATTTAACAACAAAAAAGTGGAGGGCTGAAACAACAGATTTACCTGAGAGCCAGCAAGCTCCTCAAACTGCTTAACCCAATCTTCCATCATTGCATCCTTACTAAAATCAACTGGTTTTGGACCTGTGACGGACTCCAATCCCTTAACAGCTTCTCTAGTCTGCTGCCTAAGCTGGTCAAGCGCCTCCGCAACATGGGACTCCTCTGAAACCTTTGACTTTCCCTTCTTCTTGCTTTTCAAGTCAGGTAATCCCATACCCAACCCTTGAATCCCTATCGGCAGTAAAGGAAATGATTCTTGTTGCTTGCTCTCATTAGTACCATCGCGTTCTCCATTCCTATAATCAAGTGACAGCTAAAATTAATACAATTACAACCCAGAAAAGAACAATAGATAAGTAAAGGTCCAGTTCTTAAAATGCAGAGAAAAATAGAGCTTATAAATGCTTGTGTTTAGAGGGAGAACGAGagcagtaaaaaaaaaaaagcaataaaCAAAGACCTCTGAGAGGAAGGAGCGAGGTTAAGGCCCTGGAAATCATCAAGAGCACCTGGAGATATTGAAAGGTAAAAACAAATTCAGGAGAGTTGTAAAgagagaaaatgaagagaatGGTCTTATAGAGAGTTAGGCTTACTGTCAAGGAGTTCGTCTAAATTGTCGTGGTGGTCAGCCATGATTGGACCTATACTTATCTCTTCCTCTTTCTTAGCTCTGAAGAAGAAAAGGTCTTCAAATACTTGTATTGAAGTTTGAAGTGAGGGATAGAAAAACACTAGGCAAAATAGCCGTGCCATAATTTGGCGAAGTTAAAAGGCGGTGCAACCCATGAGAAAAAAAGATCCAATGGATTTGTGACTTGACTCGACGAAGAGCAGTCTTCGACTCTTTCGGTTTAGCTTGGGATGGACTCATTTAtgtgaattaaaaaatatatttaaaaattttataaaaaattaataaaacattataatcaaaatataatttatttattttttattaattaaaataaattaataataattttattttcaatatttataaatatattttttaatataaatcaataatcagcCCATTAAcaacttatttttcattttattatgaaattaatttttaataatatttattaatttttttctataataactatgatatttaaatctataaataaataatagttaaaagaatgtatcaatttaatataatatttattataatattttttaaattaaattatttaactcattaattataaaagaatatttttattttattttttaaatttaaataatttaacttattatttataaaaataatatttaatttatatttaagtatttttaaatttaaattatttaacctATTactcattaaatttatattttttaaaattaaattattttttaaatttaaataattcataaaactcattattcataaaacacttttatttataaaaattaaaatttatttccctaaatttatatagtttaataaataattttaattatataaataaattaaaaattaattaaatgagataattattttttaataataaaaatagcgatgtaataaatgaataattaaaaaattaaatttgaaattttaaaaataaaaaataaaattataaattttatcgtattatata
This is a stretch of genomic DNA from Manihot esculenta cultivar AM560-2 chromosome 2, M.esculenta_v8, whole genome shotgun sequence. It encodes these proteins:
- the LOC110604390 gene encoding peroxisome biogenesis protein 19-1; translation: MARLFCLVFFYPSLQTSIQVFEDLFFFRAKKEEEISIGPIMADHHDNLDELLDSALDDFQGLNLAPSSQRNGERDGTNESKQQESFPLLPIGIQGLGMGLPDLKSKKKGKSKVSEESHVAEALDQLRQQTREAVKGLESVTGPKPVDFSKDAMMEDWVKQFEELAGSQDMESIVETMMQQLLSKEILHEPMKEIGERYPKWLEEHKASLTTADYERYSHQYELINHLNQVYENEPNNFTKIVDLMQKMQECGQPPNDIVQELAPDIDFTNLGQISPEMPELQSNCCIM